A region of the Methylobacterium nodulans ORS 2060 genome:
GCTGACGCAGTCTGATCGCCCCTGAGGTGCGTGGAAGACGCCACGCATCTCAGCATGAGGGCCAATGGGGCTGCCACAGAAGAAAGCGCTCGTTCAGCCGATTTCATCCGTCAGGGTCAGCGCAGCCGGTGGCCAATTCATGCCAACAGCCTTGCCAATGACCGCAGGCGCCGGTCTGGGATTTTCGCCAAGTCTCGTTACCGAGGCCTCGTCACAAAGCCTCCGGCTTGGCATCGATCATTCGAGACGAATCAACGGCCCGACGCGTCAGCATCCTGGGCCGTTGGTCGTACGGAGGCGGCCCGGGCCGCAACGCCCGGACCGCGAGCAGGACCCGCGCGGCGCGGGACGGGTCGGACCCGTGAATGGTCAGTCCGAGGCGATGTCCAGATCGGCGGGCGCGATGCCGTGGCGGTGGGTCCAGATCGCCGCCTGGGTGCGGTTCTGGAGGCCGGTCTTGCGGAGGATGCTCTTGACGTGGATCTTGACCGTCGCTTCCGCGATGGAGAGGCGGCGGGCGATCAGCTTGTTCGACAATCCCGCGGCGAGATAGGCCAGGATCTCCACCTCGCGCTCCGTGAGCGTCTCGTTGGCACCGAGCCCACGGGCGGCGGCAGGCGGCGTCGGCAGGAGATAGGTGGCCGGCGCCTTCGTGCCGGACCTTCCGAGATGGGGGACCACCCCCATCGGCATCACGATGTTGCCCTGCATGATGACGTTGAGAGACTTCACCAGCGCTTCCGGCTGCATGAGGACATCAAGGCAGGCCTGGACGCCCATCTCGAGCAGCTCTCGAAGCGCGGTCCCGTCGGACGGCTCCGCCAGGATGGCGATGCGCGCCTTCGGTGCCATCCGGCGTAAGTGCGGGATCACCTCGCGCGTGATCTCCCCCCATCCGAATTCGCTCAGGAGGATCAGTTCCGGCTCCAGGGTCGGATCGAACTCGGCCAGGCTGCCGATCGCGTCGACGACCAGATAGCCGTTCTCTTCAAGAATGCTGGTCAGGCTGTCCTGATAGAGGCCGTTGGGGCCGATGAGAATGGTTGCGACGGAAGGATGCTGCGCGGGTCTGATGCGGATCCGCATGCCTGCGTCCGCGGTGCCTGTCGGAACCATACCGAACGGGGGTTCAATCATGCTCGACATACACCAAACTCCTTGTTCCGAGCCTATCGTCACGTCTCCGAGCTGGTCTTATTTTGCGCATGCGTCGGGACGAACGAGGCGAAGACGAGCAGCCCCACACATGCTGCTGGCACGATCGCCCCGGGCCCATTGATGCTTTGCCCGAACGTCAGTCTGGAAAGCCTTCCCCTTGTAAGGCCGCACAAATTTGTTCTTATCCGAGCCTAGCGAGAGGCTCTGGATTGGCCTCGACAGAGATGATGATTGTTCCGGCCGCGGGCATTGTCAAGCAACGGCTCTACAAAGACACAGCTTCACTGCTACAGCGCACAACCTCTTCACGACTCAACAGAACAAGACTTACATCGCCGGGTCACGGTCATCGCGAAGCGATATCAGCAGAAATTCATTCTCGACCGCCACCCGCAGAAGGAATAAACTCGCGGCCAAAAGTCGTTTCCATGATTTGAGTCGGCTATTTTTTGCAAATTTCAGGTTCGACATGGCTGCAAGCTATATTGCTTCTTCTTCCTTGTTTATTTTTCAGTATGTATTATCTTACTGATATGAATGTAAAATATCGAGCAAGATGATATCGATGTTTCTCATCTATACTCACGTTTAACAGAATATTAATAATCTCCTGATCCACGAAGCACTCTGCTCATAGTGTCGGAGTCAGCCCTGTGACATTCTTACCGCGTTAGGATATTTTTTCCGATTCATCGTCAGATTTTTGTTGCACAACGGCAGCATCCATCTGTTGATTCCGCATGAGGGTGTACAATCCGGCTCGATCGCCGCGGCTCGAAAGCACTAACCCCTTTTTGACCGGCCAGGCCGGGCAGGCAGGGCGACGCTCCCGGATCCCGATCAGCAGAGCCGATGCGGCTGAGAATCGCGTGCGATGGCTCGCCCTGCCGGTCGGCGAGATCGGAGGCATGCCGAGGCAGGTCCGGAGGTTGCCGGGTCATCGACGCACTGCAGCGCAGCGCCGTCCAGAGGCGAAGCGCACACGACCCCTGGCCGGAGTCGGCGCGATTCGCCCGATGACCGATTGCCCCGGCCGGACGATGATCGGCCCGACGGGCGGTCCGATCATCGGTTCGGCATCACCCGGCGATGCGGGGCCCGCCCCGGAGGGCAAGCGTCTTGGGGCTCACCGGCCGCGCTGCTTCAACCATGCGCGCATGTCGGCGATCTCCTTCTCCTGATCATCGATGATCTTCTGCGCCATCGCCTTGGTCTGCGGGTCCTTGGCGTGCGTCAGCGCCACCTTGGCCATGTCGATGGCGCCCTGGTGATGCGGGATCATGTGCGTGCGAAAGTCGATGTCGGGGTCGCCGGTGTATCCGAGTTGCATGGCGTGCATCATGCTCATGTGGGTCTCCTTGAACGCCCTGGTCGAGGGCGCGTCCCCCGGGGCCGGCATCATGTCGGCCATCATCGCCTGCTTGTCGGTCTGCATGCCGCCCTTCGGCATGGCCTGGTGACCGTGCGAGTCGTGCGCGAGGGCGGCGCCGGCGAGCCCCGTGGCCAGCAGGGCGGCGAGAAGGGTGCGGGTCATCGGAATCTCTTTCCTATGTCGGGTCAGTTGAACTTGCCGCTGACGGTCGTGCCGTCCGGCGCGGTGAGCTGCACGGCGCCCTTGGGCGCTGTGCCGAGGGGGATGTCGGCCGTGCCGGTCAGCCGGCTGCCGCCGGCCGGCGCCAGCGCCACGCGGGCCGGCTTGCCGTTCACGACGAGGATGGCGGTGCCTGTGAAGCCGGCCGCCGGCACGGGCTTCTCGCTGCCGTCGAGGAGGTAGACGTCGACCGTCCGGTCCTTGGCGACGAGTTCGACGTGGTACCGGCCAGCATCGGCGACCCGGCCGCCATTCGTGCCCCTGCCCTCATGGGCCAGGGCCGGGGCTGCCAGCAGGATTCCGGCCGCGATCAAGGTCGTAAGCCGCATGCACAATTCTCCTTGTCGTCGAGGGAAGCTCAGAACGCCTCCCGGGGCGGCGCGACGGTGCCGGCCGGCATGAGGGTCTGGACCGGGTGGGAGCGCAGGCGCTCGAGCGGGGCGCGGCCGAACCGCAGGAACAGGACCGGCGTCAGAACCGCGTCGAGCAGCGTCGCGCTGATCAGGCCGCCGAAGATGGTCACGGCGACCGGATGCAGGATCTCCTTGCCCGGGCTCGCGGCATCGTAGAGCAGCGGCACCAGCGCAACGCCGGCCGAGAGGGCCGTCATCAGAACCGGCGTCAATCGTTCCAGGCTGCCCCGCACGACGAGATCCCGCCCGAAGGGCAGGTTCTCGTGCAGCGCCAGGTTCAGGATGTGGCTGATCTTCAGGATGCCGTTGCGCGCCGCGATGCCGGTCAGCGTGATGAACCCGATCATCGAGGCGACGCTGAGCGGCTGGCCGGCGAGCCAGAGCGCCGCGACGCTGCCGATCAGCGCGAGCGGCACGTTGCCCATGATGATCAGTGCCAGGGCGGCCGAGCGGTAGCGGCTGTAGAGAATGGCGAAGACCAGGGCGAGCGACAGGCTAGAGAGCGCCGCGATGGTCCGGCTCGCCTCCTCCTGGGCCTGGAACGTCCCCTCCAGGCTGGTGAAGAAGCCCGGCGGCATCGGCTCCTGCGCCACCGCCCGGCGGATCGCCGCCACGATGGTGGTCATGTCGCTGGTGCCGTCCGTGTTGGCCTGCACCACGATGCGGCGGCGAGCGTTCTCGCGCAGGATCTGGTTGGGACCGTCGGTCTCGCGGATCTCGGCCACTTGTCGCGCCGGAACCCAGCCGGAGGGCGTCTCCAGCAGCAGGTCGCCGAGGCCCGCGGTGGTTCGGCGGGTCTCGGACAGGCGGATGAGCACGTCGAAGCGGCGCAGGCCATCGACCACGGTCGAGACCACCCGGCCGTTCGACAACCGGCTGATCTGCTCGACAACGGCCGCCGGCTGCACCCCGTAGAGCGCCGCCCGGGTGTAGTCGACCCGGACCTCCAGCTGCGGGATGCGCACCTGCCGCTCGACCTGCAGGTCGGCGAGGCCGGGAACAGCCTGCAGCCGGTCGCGCAGGCTGTTGGCCACGCGCCGCAGGGCATCGAGATCCTCGCCATAGACCTTGAGGGCGAGTTCGGCGCGCACGCCCGACAGCATGTGGTCGAGCCGGTGCGAGATCGGCTGGCCGACATTGACCGCCACCGGCAGCACGGCGAGGCGCTGGCGAATCTCCGCGACCAGCGCCTCCTTGGGCCGGCGCCCGCCCTCCTCCAGGGCGACCTCGATCTCGGAGGAATGGACGCCCTCGGCATGCTCGTCGAGCTCGGCGCGCCCGGTCCGGCGACCGACCGCCTTCACGCCCGGGATCTCCAGGAGCAGCCTCTCGGCGATGAGGCCGACCCGGCTGCTCTCGGCAAGCGAGATGCCCGGGGCGAAGGTCATGTTGACCGTGAAGGAGCCCTCGTTGAAGGGCGGCAGGAAGGCCCGCGGCAGGTTCCAGGCGGCGGCGCCGGCGGCGATCACCGCGGCGGCAACGCCCCCGACCAGCAGGCGCTGGTGGCGGAAGGCGACATGCAGCAGGGCGGCGTTGCCGCGCTTGAGGGCCTTGAGGAAACGGCTGTCGTGCTCCTCCAGGTTCTTCAGGCCCGGCAGCAGGAGCGAGGCCAGCACCGGGGTCAGGGTGATGGAGGTGACGAGGCTCGCCAGGATCGAGATGATGTAGGCCTGCCCCAGCGGGGCGAAGAGGCGGCCCTCGATGCCCGAGAGGGCAAACAGCGGCACGAAGACCAGGATGATGATCATCGTGGCGTAGACGATCCCTGAGCGCACCTCGTTGGAGGCCGCCACCACCACCTCGAAGACGCTCCGGGGGCTGCCCGCCGCCCGGTTCTCGCCGAGGCGCCGGAAGATGTTCTCGACATCGACCACGGCGTCGTCGACGAGCTCGCCGATGGCGATGGCGAGGCCGCCGAGCGTCATCGTGTTGATGGAGAGCCCGAACAGGTGGAACACCACCGCGGTGGTCAGCACCGAGACCGGGATGGCCAGGAGCGAGATGGCGGTGGTGCGCAGGTTGAGCAGGAACCCGAACAGCACCAGGGCCACCACCATGACGGCCTCGACCAGCACCCGCTCGAGGTTGCGGATCGAGGTCTCGATGAAGTCGGCCTGCCGGAACAGGATCTGGTCGGCCTTGATCCCGGCCGGCAGCGAGGGCGCGAGATCTTTCAGCGCCTGCTCGATGTTCCTCGTCAGCACGACCGTATCGATCCCCGGCTGCTTCTCCACCGAGACGATGACCGCGGGCTTCCCCTGATAGCCGGCATCCCCGCGCTTCACCTTGGCGGCGAAGGCCACCTCGGCCACCTGCCGCAGGGAGACGGGCACGTCGTTGACAGTGGCGACCACGAGGTTGCGCAGGTCGTCGAGGCTCGTCGTACGGGCGATGTTCCGGATCAGGTACTCGCGCGCATATTGGTCGGTGAAGCCGCCGCCGGCATTGGTTCCGAATTGCTGCAGGGCGGCTTCCAGCTGGGCGTTGGTCAGCCCAAGCGCCCGCATGGCGGCCGGGTTCGGGCTCACGCGGAACTGGCGCACCTCGCCGCCGATGGGGATGACCTGCGCGACGCCCGGGATGGTCAGGAGGCGCGGGCGGATGGTGAAGTCCGCGACCTCGCGCATCTCCATCGGGCCTGCCGTGTCGCTGGTGACCGCGACGAGCAGGATCTGCCCCATGATGGAGGAGACCGGCCCCATCTGCGGAATCACCCCGCGCGGCAGCTGGTCCTGTACCAGGGCGAGGCGCTCGGCCACCTGCTGGCGGTTGCGGAAGATGTCGGTGCCCCAGTCGAACTCGACATAGACGATGGACAGCCCCACCCCGGAGACCGAGCGCACGCGGCTGACGCCCGGCAGGCCGTTCATGCGGGTCTCGATCGGGTAGGTGACGAGCTGCTCGACCTCCGGCGGCGCATAGCCCTCCGCCTCCGCCATGATGGTGACGGTCGGCTTGTTGAGATCCGGGAAGACGTCGACGGGCAGCCGCGTGACCGTGAAGGCGCCATAGAGCACCAGCACGATAGCGGCGGCGATCACGAGCAGGCGGTTGCGGACCGACTGGCTGACGAGGAACGTGAATATGGGCCGGCTCCTCAGCGCACCTGATCGAGGAGTTCGGCGCCTTCGGTGACGACGCGCCGGCCCGCGCCGATGCCCGCCGCGACCAGCACATGCGCGCCGTCGAGGGGCTCGACCCGGACGGGACGGGCCTCGAAGCGCTCGGCGGCGGTGTGCTCGTAGACGACATCCTGCCCGTTGGCGGTGCGCACGATTGCCGCGCGCGGCAGGGCGAGGCCCTGGCGCTCCGCATCGATCCCCGCCAGAACGGTGACGAACTGACCGATCCGCAGCCCGCCCGTGTCGCCCCGGACCGCGAATTGCACCGGGATGGCCTGGTTGCGGTCGGCGAGGCCCGAGCCCTGGTAGGCGAGGCTCAGGATGCGCCCATCGGCGAGGCGCGCACTCGCCTCCTGCGCGGCGGCGAGCGCGTCGAAGCTCAGGGCCTCGACCCAGAGCCGGCCGGGATCGACGATCTGGAAGATCATCTGGCCGGGATTGGCCATCTGGCCGGCCACGGCGGCAGCCTGGGCGACCACGCCGTCGACCGGGGCCATCAGGGCCTCGGGCTCGCGGCGGACCGTGTCGAGGGCCGAGCGGCGGTCCTGCAGGCCCTTGAGCTCGGCGAGCGCATCATCGAGCTGCGTCTGGGCGACGGCCCCGGTGGTGGCGAGCCGCGTGTAGCGCTCGACCCGCCGCTGCAGGATGGCGATCTGCTGGTCGAGATTGCCCTGCGTCTGGCGCATATCGGAGAGGTCGACAGCCTGGATGGGCGGCGTGACGAAGGCGAGGACGTCGCCCTTGCGCACGCGCGTCCCGAGGCGCGGGAAGGCGCCCGCGGGCGGCGGGGAGAGGCGGCCGCCGACCGAGGATTGCACGACGCCGCTGGCATTCGGGTCCGGGACGATGCGGCCGGGCAACTCGACCCTGCGGCGGAAACGGCCCTCCTCCGTCACAATCGTGCGCAGGACGAGGAGCCGCTGGGTGGGCTTCGGCACGAACACGGCGCCGTCCGGCAGGCGTTGGGCGAGATCCATGAGGCCGGCGGCCCGCGGCGGTTCGACCAGCGCCGCGCCTCGCCGATCCGCGCCGTGATCCTCGTCGCCATGCGCGAAGGCGGCTGTGCCGAGGACCGCCGTCACGACCAGGGTAGCGAGGATGACGGCGGCCGCCCGGCGCCGTCCCGCAAGCGCCGAGACCATCACGCCGAGGAGGAAGGCCGTCGCCGCGCTGCCGACGAGGACCGGGTCCCTGCGGGTCAGCCGGGCGCCGAACTCCGCCGCCAGGGACGACGCGCCCGCGACGAATGCCGGCCTGCCGGCGGCGGGTTCGCGCGCGGGCACTGGGTCCGGCACGGATACCGACAGCATCAGGACGTCCGCCGCATCCCCGTCCGTCACGGTCGCGATCAGGTCGTGGCGGCCGGGCTTGGCGAGCCAGGGCGCCGGGAGCGTATAGGTGCCCTCCCCGGCGGCCGTCGCCACCCGGCTCCCCCCGGGGGCCTCCACCGCAATCGTGGCGCCGGAGACGGGCTCGTTCGTCCGGAAGCGGTCGAGATAGAGGGTCAGGCTGCCGTCGCGCGGGACGGCGACAAGCTCGAAAGCGTCCGAGAGCGCCTCGCCGCGCGGGGCGATGCTCTTCGAGACCGGCGGCGGAGCGGCGCCGTGGTCGTGCCCCTCGTGGGCATGGGCGGCCCCTGCCGGTATGGCGGCGGCCAGCGCCACCGCTGTAAGGGCGGCGGCCAATCGGGTCGACATGAAACGGGATCCTCGCGTGAGACCAGAACACCGGAGGCGCGCCCGCACGAGCGGACGCAATCCGGCCGTCGCGCGCCTTCAGGCGCGCCCAGCACTACGCGAGGGTTCGGGGTGGCTCCGGCAGGGTATCGGGACCGATGCCCGGCCGCGCGACACTGTCGGGCGGAACCGCCGAGACATGCCGGAAGGCGAGGATCGGCAGGGCCGGTGGGACGGCCGGGACGGCCGTGGCACAGCACGCCATGGTCCCGCAGCATACCGCCTTGCAGGCGCCCGGATCGTCGGGCCGGTCGCCCGCCGGTTCGACGGCCGCGCTGGCGATTCCGGCGCAGGCCGGGCCCGCGATGCGGACCGCGAAGGACGATACCGGGCCGGCTCCGGGAGCCCGGACCTCGGCGGCAGGAATCTGCACCGCGGCCTGCAGGCGGCTGGCATGGTGCGCATGCCCGTCGTGAGCCTGGACGGCGGACGGCGCGAGGAAGGCGATGATCGTAATGATCATCGCCGCCATCAGGCTCGCGAGGTGCCGGTCCAGTCGCATCGGCTTAAGCTTACACCGGGTTCGGGATTCGGGGAACACCCGCCCCTGCGAAATGCCGGTCCGGAACAGGTCGGGTGTCTCGTACCTCACGTCAACCTGCTGTCAAGCCGATTGGCCGCGAGCCTAACGAATCCGGCTGTCCGGGACCGTCACCGTCAGGCGGCTGCGGGCCGCGACCTCCTGCGCCACCTGCGCGAGCAGCTCCGGCGACAGGTCGACCCCGTGCAGCTGCCAGCGCCAGTCCCGCAGCTGGAAATGGAGCACGAAGCGCGGCTCCGCGCTGCCGCGCAACGGGAACCGGAGCGTAAAGCGACGGAAGCCGTGCAGGTCCACCGCCATGAACAGGGGCCACGCCCTGCCCCAGCCCACCACCCGCAGGACGCCCTGCGGGGCGGGAGCCTTGCCCAGCCGATCGACCCAGCCGTCGTCGAGCAGGTCGATCAGGATGGCCGGCGTCACCAGCTCGGCCACGACCGGCTCGGCCGCCTGGGCGAGCGCCATGCCGGAGAGGGACAGGACCGGCCTGCCCTCGGCTCCCCCGGGCCGCACGAGCGCCGCCACCTGGCGCAGGAGCGACATCCGCACGGCCCGCAAGTTCACCCGTTCCAGCAGGGCCGCCGTGTCCCTGTCCTGCACGGCGCGGGCAAGCTGATAGACCGCCAGCATCGGAGAGACGGCGAAGACACACCACGCCAGACCCAGAAGGGCCGCGATCCGGATGGTCACACGTGCGGGGCACATCGATCCGCTGCCCTTGGCTGCGCCGCAGAGGCCGAGCGCCCAAGCAGACTTGGCGGGGCGTGCCACCGCTTCGTCCGCTGAGGCTTTCGATATGTCGCAGGTTCTTGACGGAAAACCGCAACGCACTTGTCCGAAATCTGCTTAGGTTTTTGATTGTGCCGCATTTTCTGCGACGAACCGGGATCCACTTCGTCGGAAAATGCTCCAGGCTCCGGATGGCGGAAGCGTGCCCGACCGGATCCCGGGCCGGGGTCGCGCGCCGGCCGGCCACTCGCCGGCGCGCGCGGGCCCGCGCCGGACGCCGCCGGAACCGAGGCGGCGATCGTCGGAAGCGCTGCCATCGCGGCGCGGACCTCTCCCCGCATCCTCACCCCAGGGCCGTGGCCAGCACCTTGTCGATGCGCCGACCGTCCATGTCGATGACTTCGAAGCGCCAGCCGCCGACCTCGACCGCCTCGCCGGTGCGCGGCAGGCGCCGGAGCGCCGCGATCACTAGAGCGGGGTCCGAGCGGGTTGAAACCGTGGTGATGGCAACGCGTTGGCCGGTCCCCGGGGGGGCGGCTCAACGGAGGTGGCCCATGCCCTCAGCTTTGTCTGTCGACCTGCGCCAGCGCGTCGTCTCGGCCGTTGCAGAAGGCGCCTCCTGCCATCAGGCCGCCGCGCGCTTCGGGGTCAGCGTGGCCAGCGTCAGCCGCTGGTCCAGGCAGCAGGAGGGCCAGGGAGATGTCACGCCCAAGCCCATGGGCGGCGACCAGCGCTCGCAGCGCATCGAGGCTCATGCCGAGCTCATCCTGCAGACCTACCAAGCCCACCCGCAGAGCTTCCTGCATGAGCTCTGCGAGACGCTCCAGGAGCAAGGCGTTCCGGTCAGCCGCAGTAGCCTGTCGCGCTTCTTCGCCCGGCACCGCATCACGCGGAAAAAAGGGCGACGTACGCAGCTGAGCAGGAGCGGGAGGATGTAAAGGCGGCTCGTGAGGCGTGGTTTGCCGGCCAGCTTGAGCTGGATCCGGAGCGACTGGTGTTCCTGGATGAGACCGCCGCCACCACCAGCATGGTCCGCCGCTACGGCTGGGCCCCGCGCGGCGAGCGTTGCCGCCTCGCGGCACCCGCAGGGCACTGGAAAACCACCACTGTGATTGCCGGGCTGCGCACGAGCGGGCCTGACGCGATCGCTCTGCTGGACGGCCCTGTGACGGGCGAACGCTTCCGCGCCTACGTGACCGACACCCTGGTCCCCACCCTGAGACCCGGCGACACCGTGATCCTGGACAATCTGGGCGCTCACAAGGTGGCCGGCGTGCGCGAGGCGATCGCGGCAACCGGGGCCCGGCTGCTTTATCTTCCTCCGTACTCACCTGAGTTCAACCCGATTGAGCAGGCCTTCGCCAAGCTGAAAGCGCTGTTGCGCAGGGCGGCGGCCCGCAGTGTCAGTGAACTCTGGGCGGCGATCCACCAAGCCTTCAAATGCTTCTCGCCGGCTGAGTGCCGCAACTACTTCACAGCTGCTGGATACGAGGATGATGCTTACGCTTCAACCTGATCGGGAGCGGCTCTAGGCCGGCCACCGTCTCGTAGTCGCGCCGGTCCGGCAGCGGCACCCGCAGCTGGTCGGCCATCTCGTCGACGGGCATCCAGCCGGACAGGAGCCAGGAGCCGTCCTCGCGCCGCACCGCCTCATCCGAATCGGAGAGATCGGCCCGGAAGGCCCCCGCGATGGCATCCAGAATGTCGGCCGGGGTGATCACGCCGTCGAAATGCCCGTACTCGTCATGGACCAGCCCGATGGGCACCTCGGCCTTCCGCAGCACGGCGAGGGCGTCGAGCGCGCCCAGGCGGTCCGGCACCACGGGGGCCGGCCGGACATGCGCCCGGATGTCGAGCGGGCGCCCCCGCAGCAGGTCCGGCAGCAGGTCGCGCAGCTGGACCACGCCGATGATCTCGTCCGGGCCGCCCTCGCCCACCGGCAGGCGGGCATGGGGCGTCGCCAGGAGCGCCGCGCGGATCGCCTCCTCCGTGTCGCCGAGGTCGAGCCACGTCACGTCCGTGCGGGGCGTCATCACGCCCCGTACCGTCCGGTCGCCGAGGCGCAGCACGCCGCCGATCATGTGCCGCTCGTCGGTCTCGATGGCGCCGGCGGTCTCGGCTTCCGCCACGACGGCGCGGATCTCGTCCGCGGTGACCGCCTCGTCCGCCCGCGCGTCGATGCCGAACAGCCGGAAGATCCGGCGGGTGGAGGCATCGAGGAACCAGACCACCGGGCCGGCCGCGCGTGAGACCGCGCTCGTCGGGCGCGCGACCATGCAGGCGATCCGCTCGGGGGCACGCAGCGCGAGGGTCTTCGGCACGAGTTCGCCGACCACCACCGACAGGTAGGTGATGGCGCCGATCACCAGCCCGTAGCCGATGGTCTGGGCGAGGCCCTGCGCGAGGCCGAAATCCTGCAGCAGCTCGGCCGCCCGCTGGCCGAGAGCGGCGCCCGAGAAGGCGCCAGCCAAGACGCCGATCAGCGTGATGCCGATCTGGACGGTGGAGAGGAACCGGCCCGGCTCCTCCGCGAGGGCGAGGGCTGCGCGCGCG
Encoded here:
- a CDS encoding IS630-like element ISMno11 family transposase (programmed frameshift), with protein sequence MPSALSVDLRQRVVSAVAEGASCHQAAARFGVSVASVSRWSRQQEGQGDVTPKPMGGDQRSQRIEAHAELILQTYQAHPQSFLHELCETLQEQGVPVSRSSLSRFFARHRITRKKRATYAAEQEREDVKAAREAWFAGQLELDPERLVFLDETAATTSMVRRYGWAPRGERCRLAAPAGHWKTTTVIAGLRTSGPDAIALLDGPVTGERFRAYVTDTLVPTLRPGDTVILDNLGAHKVAGVREAIAATGARLLYLPPYSPEFNPIEQAFAKLKALLRRAAARSVSELWAAIHQAFKCFSPAECRNYFTAAGYEDDAYAST
- a CDS encoding efflux RND transporter periplasmic adaptor subunit; this translates as MSTRLAAALTAVALAAAIPAGAAHAHEGHDHGAAPPPVSKSIAPRGEALSDAFELVAVPRDGSLTLYLDRFRTNEPVSGATIAVEAPGGSRVATAAGEGTYTLPAPWLAKPGRHDLIATVTDGDAADVLMLSVSVPDPVPAREPAAGRPAFVAGASSLAAEFGARLTRRDPVLVGSAATAFLLGVMVSALAGRRRAAAVILATLVVTAVLGTAAFAHGDEDHGADRRGAALVEPPRAAGLMDLAQRLPDGAVFVPKPTQRLLVLRTIVTEEGRFRRRVELPGRIVPDPNASGVVQSSVGGRLSPPPAGAFPRLGTRVRKGDVLAFVTPPIQAVDLSDMRQTQGNLDQQIAILQRRVERYTRLATTGAVAQTQLDDALAELKGLQDRRSALDTVRREPEALMAPVDGVVAQAAAVAGQMANPGQMIFQIVDPGRLWVEALSFDALAAAQEASARLADGRILSLAYQGSGLADRNQAIPVQFAVRGDTGGLRIGQFVTVLAGIDAERQGLALPRAAIVRTANGQDVVYEHTAAERFEARPVRVEPLDGAHVLVAAGIGAGRRVVTEGAELLDQVR
- a CDS encoding DUF2939 domain-containing protein, which translates into the protein MARPAKSAWALGLCGAAKGSGSMCPARVTIRIAALLGLAWCVFAVSPMLAVYQLARAVQDRDTAALLERVNLRAVRMSLLRQVAALVRPGGAEGRPVLSLSGMALAQAAEPVVAELVTPAILIDLLDDGWVDRLGKAPAPQGVLRVVGWGRAWPLFMAVDLHGFRRFTLRFPLRGSAEPRFVLHFQLRDWRWQLHGVDLSPELLAQVAQEVAARSRLTVTVPDSRIR
- a CDS encoding efflux RND transporter permease subunit, yielding MFTFLVSQSVRNRLLVIAAAIVLVLYGAFTVTRLPVDVFPDLNKPTVTIMAEAEGYAPPEVEQLVTYPIETRMNGLPGVSRVRSVSGVGLSIVYVEFDWGTDIFRNRQQVAERLALVQDQLPRGVIPQMGPVSSIMGQILLVAVTSDTAGPMEMREVADFTIRPRLLTIPGVAQVIPIGGEVRQFRVSPNPAAMRALGLTNAQLEAALQQFGTNAGGGFTDQYAREYLIRNIARTTSLDDLRNLVVATVNDVPVSLRQVAEVAFAAKVKRGDAGYQGKPAVIVSVEKQPGIDTVVLTRNIEQALKDLAPSLPAGIKADQILFRQADFIETSIRNLERVLVEAVMVVALVLFGFLLNLRTTAISLLAIPVSVLTTAVVFHLFGLSINTMTLGGLAIAIGELVDDAVVDVENIFRRLGENRAAGSPRSVFEVVVAASNEVRSGIVYATMIIILVFVPLFALSGIEGRLFAPLGQAYIISILASLVTSITLTPVLASLLLPGLKNLEEHDSRFLKALKRGNAALLHVAFRHQRLLVGGVAAAVIAAGAAAWNLPRAFLPPFNEGSFTVNMTFAPGISLAESSRVGLIAERLLLEIPGVKAVGRRTGRAELDEHAEGVHSSEIEVALEEGGRRPKEALVAEIRQRLAVLPVAVNVGQPISHRLDHMLSGVRAELALKVYGEDLDALRRVANSLRDRLQAVPGLADLQVERQVRIPQLEVRVDYTRAALYGVQPAAVVEQISRLSNGRVVSTVVDGLRRFDVLIRLSETRRTTAGLGDLLLETPSGWVPARQVAEIRETDGPNQILRENARRRIVVQANTDGTSDMTTIVAAIRRAVAQEPMPPGFFTSLEGTFQAQEEASRTIAALSSLSLALVFAILYSRYRSAALALIIMGNVPLALIGSVAALWLAGQPLSVASMIGFITLTGIAARNGILKISHILNLALHENLPFGRDLVVRGSLERLTPVLMTALSAGVALVPLLYDAASPGKEILHPVAVTIFGGLISATLLDAVLTPVLFLRFGRAPLERLRSHPVQTLMPAGTVAPPREAF
- the copM gene encoding CopM family metallochaperone; amino-acid sequence: MTRTLLAALLATGLAGAALAHDSHGHQAMPKGGMQTDKQAMMADMMPAPGDAPSTRAFKETHMSMMHAMQLGYTGDPDIDFRTHMIPHHQGAIDMAKVALTHAKDPQTKAMAQKIIDDQEKEIADMRAWLKQRGR
- a CDS encoding hemolysin family protein, with translation MLELAAALILILLNGVFSLSELAVVSARKARLRVMAEQRRAGARAALALAEEPGRFLSTVQIGITLIGVLAGAFSGAALGQRAAELLQDFGLAQGLAQTIGYGLVIGAITYLSVVVGELVPKTLALRAPERIACMVARPTSAVSRAAGPVVWFLDASTRRIFRLFGIDARADEAVTADEIRAVVAEAETAGAIETDERHMIGGVLRLGDRTVRGVMTPRTDVTWLDLGDTEEAIRAALLATPHARLPVGEGGPDEIIGVVQLRDLLPDLLRGRPLDIRAHVRPAPVVPDRLGALDALAVLRKAEVPIGLVHDEYGHFDGVITPADILDAIAGAFRADLSDSDEAVRREDGSWLLSGWMPVDEMADQLRVPLPDRRDYETVAGLEPLPIRLKRKHHPRIQQL
- a CDS encoding LuxR C-terminal-related transcriptional regulator; protein product: MRIRIRPAQHPSVATILIGPNGLYQDSLTSILEENGYLVVDAIGSLAEFDPTLEPELILLSEFGWGEITREVIPHLRRMAPKARIAILAEPSDGTALRELLEMGVQACLDVLMQPEALVKSLNVIMQGNIVMPMGVVPHLGRSGTKAPATYLLPTPPAAARGLGANETLTEREVEILAYLAAGLSNKLIARRLSIAEATVKIHVKSILRKTGLQNRTQAAIWTHRHGIAPADLDIASD